One genomic region from Halorussus rarus encodes:
- a CDS encoding site-2 protease family protein: MNTLVWVLLGIAIYWLGVLVLDSQGLLPSYVGTQGPILTVHTQRGKQFLNWLSGPKRFWRAWGNFGLGVALVVMAGSFLLLLVQAVAVVQNPPEATAATQPRNVLVIPGVNQFLPLSVAPEILLGLLVGLVVHEGGHGLMCRVEDIEIQSMGIAALAVLPIGAFVEPDEESRAKADRGSQSRMFAAGVTNNFAVTLVTFLLLFGPVVGSIAVAPGAAVGGVLPGSAAGDAGLSAGDRIVAVDGNAVESNEDLDATLSTIEDRSVEVTLAGGDTLTIDRSLLVTAIYPDSPFAAGDGGDRASLGKGETITAVNGTPVGTEAEFHRAVGDRVLVTVETESGETVTGPIGALATVRPDRPAAAAGMPTEGTVVVTSVGDERVRNASEFSAALDGYAPGDTVTIEAWVNGSVEPYDVTLGGEDGDAMLGVYVMQGTTGISVNGFGVQLYPAGQFLDLLGGEFGRFVGGVGGPIVSFLSGALGVLMLPFASVSLGATYNFAGFVEWNAGFYTAAGGPFSFLGEWGLFLLANALFWTGWVNLNLGFFNCIPAFPLDGGHILRTSTEAVISRLPTSQGRELTTMVTTTIGLVMLVSLLVMVFGPQLLSG; the protein is encoded by the coding sequence ATGAACACGCTCGTGTGGGTCCTCCTCGGCATCGCGATCTACTGGCTGGGGGTGCTCGTCCTCGACTCCCAGGGGCTCCTGCCGTCGTACGTCGGCACCCAGGGCCCGATCCTGACGGTTCACACACAGCGCGGCAAGCAGTTCCTGAACTGGCTCTCCGGCCCCAAGCGGTTCTGGCGGGCGTGGGGCAACTTCGGCCTCGGGGTCGCCCTCGTCGTGATGGCCGGCTCGTTCCTCCTCCTGCTGGTGCAGGCGGTCGCGGTCGTCCAGAATCCGCCCGAGGCCACCGCGGCGACCCAGCCCCGGAACGTGCTGGTCATCCCGGGCGTCAACCAGTTCCTCCCGCTGTCGGTCGCGCCCGAGATCCTGCTGGGCCTGCTCGTCGGCCTGGTCGTCCACGAGGGCGGCCACGGCCTGATGTGCCGGGTCGAGGACATCGAGATCCAGTCGATGGGCATCGCGGCCCTCGCCGTCCTCCCCATCGGCGCGTTCGTCGAACCCGACGAGGAGAGCCGGGCGAAGGCCGACCGCGGCAGCCAGAGCCGGATGTTCGCCGCGGGGGTCACCAACAACTTCGCCGTGACGCTCGTCACCTTCCTGCTGCTGTTCGGACCGGTCGTCGGCTCCATCGCGGTCGCGCCCGGCGCGGCGGTCGGCGGCGTCCTGCCGGGGTCGGCGGCCGGCGACGCCGGACTGTCGGCCGGCGACCGCATCGTCGCCGTCGACGGTAACGCGGTCGAGAGCAACGAGGACCTCGACGCGACGCTGTCGACCATCGAGGACCGGTCGGTCGAGGTCACGCTGGCCGGCGGCGACACCCTCACCATCGACCGGTCGCTGCTGGTCACGGCCATCTACCCCGACTCGCCGTTCGCCGCGGGCGACGGCGGGGACCGCGCCTCGCTCGGGAAGGGCGAGACCATCACCGCGGTCAACGGGACGCCGGTCGGCACCGAGGCGGAGTTCCACCGCGCGGTCGGCGACCGCGTCCTGGTGACCGTCGAGACCGAGAGCGGCGAGACGGTCACCGGCCCGATCGGCGCGCTGGCCACGGTCCGGCCCGACAGGCCGGCGGCCGCGGCCGGCATGCCGACAGAGGGGACCGTGGTCGTCACGTCGGTCGGCGACGAGCGCGTCCGCAACGCCTCGGAGTTCAGCGCGGCGCTCGACGGGTACGCGCCCGGCGACACCGTCACCATCGAGGCATGGGTCAACGGCAGCGTCGAGCCCTACGACGTGACCCTCGGCGGCGAGGACGGCGACGCCATGCTGGGCGTCTACGTCATGCAGGGGACCACCGGCATCTCGGTCAACGGCTTCGGGGTCCAGCTCTACCCCGCCGGCCAGTTCCTCGACCTGCTCGGCGGCGAGTTCGGCCGGTTCGTCGGCGGCGTGGGCGGCCCGATCGTCTCGTTCCTCTCGGGGGCGCTCGGCGTCCTGATGCTGCCGTTCGCCAGCGTCTCGCTCGGCGCGACGTACAACTTCGCCGGGTTCGTCGAGTGGAACGCCGGCTTCTACACCGCCGCGGGCGGTCCCTTCTCGTTCCTCGGCGAGTGGGGGCTGTTCCTGCTGGCGAACGCGCTGTTCTGGACCGGCTGGGTCAACCTCAACCTCGGGTTCTTCAACTGCATCCCGGCGTTCCCGCTCGACGGCGGCCACATCCTCCGGACGAGCACGGAGGCGGTCATCTCGCGGCTGCCGACCAGCCAGGGCCGCGAGCTCACGACGATGGTGACGACCACCATCGGGCTGGTGATGCTGGTGAGCCTGCTGGTGATGGTGTTCGGCCCGCAGCTGCTGTCGGGGTAG
- the lysS gene encoding lysine--tRNA ligase, producing the protein MSDDPETDDSDAEATDADREMHPDDDPYVLQGPQPRAFWAESVAEKILARDPDDPIVIKGGISPSGVPHLGNMNEIVRGYFVAEALRDRGREVRQVFTADDRDPLRKLPRKLADLDGNIVELGDVNAGALGRNLGKPYTAIPDPFGCCDSYGEHFSNLIERSAELLGIPVEMVSNTELYESGEFEDATRYVLEHREKAREVLGHYQDKVDEEYVPFNPVCEECGKLTETVTAIHLGDEPADATVEYVCTDMEAGDRTIEGCGHEGTATLREGKLPWRFEWPAQWRVLGVDHEPFGKDHAEGSWPSGSDVARNVFEIEPPVPMAYEWFTLDGEAFSSSSGHVIMVQDVLEMIEPEVLRYFFTKDPSKARDFSVEHLDHLVDEFDAFERDYYGERETDGESDADRSDADEKAEAVAAAAYPPTIRPTVAARFDEDGDPVPAPDRASVPITGDVRRAQADDLVDGPFHERVRLPYTFAAVLGMTDDPDLREEIARREGHVPDGAPDWVTAFALSRVSRAREWARRTENEFDYELKRAEMPDVDLDPGTEAALDELADFVAEHDDPEVVQGEIYETAKRHDIDIGEFFAVGYRLFFDDDEGPKLGPFLAKLDREFVLARLRREG; encoded by the coding sequence ATGAGCGACGACCCCGAAACCGACGATTCGGACGCGGAGGCGACCGACGCCGACCGCGAGATGCACCCCGACGACGACCCGTACGTCCTCCAGGGGCCACAGCCCCGCGCGTTCTGGGCCGAGTCGGTCGCCGAGAAGATCCTGGCCCGCGACCCCGACGACCCCATCGTCATCAAGGGCGGTATCTCGCCGTCGGGCGTCCCGCACCTCGGCAACATGAACGAGATCGTCCGGGGCTACTTCGTCGCGGAGGCGCTTCGCGACCGCGGCCGGGAGGTCCGGCAGGTGTTCACCGCCGACGACCGCGACCCCCTGCGGAAGCTCCCCCGGAAGCTCGCGGACCTCGACGGGAACATCGTCGAGTTGGGCGACGTGAACGCCGGCGCGCTCGGGCGCAACCTCGGCAAGCCCTACACCGCGATTCCGGACCCGTTCGGCTGCTGCGACTCGTACGGCGAGCACTTCTCGAACCTCATCGAGCGCAGCGCCGAACTGCTGGGTATCCCGGTCGAGATGGTCTCGAACACCGAGCTCTACGAGTCCGGCGAGTTCGAGGACGCGACCCGGTACGTGCTCGAACACCGCGAGAAGGCCCGCGAGGTGCTCGGCCACTACCAGGACAAGGTCGACGAGGAGTACGTCCCCTTCAACCCCGTCTGCGAGGAGTGCGGTAAGCTGACCGAGACCGTGACGGCGATTCACCTCGGCGACGAGCCCGCGGACGCCACGGTCGAGTACGTCTGCACCGACATGGAGGCCGGCGACCGGACCATCGAGGGCTGCGGCCACGAGGGCACCGCCACCCTCCGGGAGGGCAAGCTCCCGTGGCGCTTCGAGTGGCCCGCCCAGTGGCGGGTGCTCGGCGTCGACCACGAGCCCTTCGGCAAGGACCACGCCGAGGGCTCGTGGCCCAGCGGGAGCGACGTCGCCCGGAACGTGTTCGAGATCGAGCCGCCGGTGCCGATGGCCTACGAGTGGTTCACCCTCGACGGCGAGGCGTTCTCGTCGTCGTCGGGCCACGTCATCATGGTCCAGGACGTCCTGGAGATGATCGAGCCCGAGGTCCTCCGGTACTTCTTCACCAAGGACCCGAGCAAGGCCCGGGACTTCAGCGTCGAGCACCTCGACCACCTCGTCGACGAGTTCGACGCCTTCGAGCGCGACTATTACGGGGAGCGCGAGACCGACGGCGAGAGCGACGCCGACCGGTCCGACGCCGACGAGAAGGCCGAGGCGGTCGCGGCGGCGGCGTACCCGCCGACCATCCGGCCGACGGTGGCCGCCCGGTTCGACGAGGACGGCGACCCCGTCCCGGCCCCCGACCGCGCGAGCGTCCCGATAACCGGCGACGTCCGGCGCGCGCAGGCCGACGACCTCGTCGACGGGCCGTTCCACGAGCGCGTCCGCCTCCCGTACACCTTCGCGGCCGTCCTCGGGATGACCGACGACCCCGACCTCCGCGAGGAGATCGCCCGCCGCGAGGGTCACGTTCCCGACGGCGCCCCCGACTGGGTCACGGCGTTCGCGCTCTCGCGCGTTTCGCGCGCCCGCGAGTGGGCCCGCCGGACCGAGAACGAGTTCGACTACGAGCTCAAGCGGGCCGAGATGCCCGACGTGGACCTCGACCCCGGGACCGAGGCGGCGCTCGACGAGCTCGCCGACTTCGTGGCCGAGCACGACGACCCCGAGGTCGTCCAGGGCGAAATCTACGAGACGGCCAAGCGCCACGACATCGACATCGGGGAGTTCTTCGCGGTCGGCTACCGGCTGTTCTTCGACGACGACGAGGGGCCGAAGCTCGGCCCGTTCCTCGCGAAGCTCGACCGGGAGTTCGTGCTGGCGCGGCTCCGGCGCGAGGGATGA